A stretch of Carya illinoinensis cultivar Pawnee chromosome 14, C.illinoinensisPawnee_v1, whole genome shotgun sequence DNA encodes these proteins:
- the LOC122294100 gene encoding disease resistance protein RUN1-like: MATQTPSSSTSEVSTNRERDDSSSPRWKYEVFLSFYGKDTRKGFTDHLHADLKRKGILVFRDDEALKRGEYISQALLKAIQESQYAIVIFSANYALSKWCLMELAEIVEWEEKKRLIVLPIFYHVDPSDVRNQSGSFAEAFTAHEKDPKIDKKDTDMWKNALRKAGSIAGWHIHDGYESTIIQEISGRLSRELNSKFSRHDYDKLVAIDSHVDKMMELLDMESDDVRFVGIHGMGGVGKTTLAEIIYDRVSSDCRFEGSSIISCVRKNSATACDLSSLQKELLSTIMQEEIHVYNHHQGIGMIMKRLQNKRVFIVLDNVDSDKQLTALAGDRKWFGPGSRVIITSRDSHLLRTHEVKHTYKVKPLETTKALQLFSLSAFKKTHPIEDYKDLSMDFVNYAQGLPLALKVLGSLLFGRKIEAWKSEKDKLKAIPDPNIMDVLQISFDGLQESQKELFLDLACLFRGQHMVDDKFYEMLESFGHYRIDIDVLVEKSLISKSQIGWLSMHDLLEELGREIVRRECPQEPGKRSRLFRLEHLYQVLKNDTGTDAIKGIVMDFCPKTEHTLNAKALPKMRKLRFFKFHHSQNIKWDGYPLEHMPTNELKRLEWSGYHLRSWPSSFQPKNLTVLRMPFSHITQLWKGSMDLDNLKELDLSHSENLIEIPDLTGAPNLENINLYGCKSLCEVHPSIGSLKRLKRFSLLLCSSLEKLPDLSKLECLKYFRATKTAITQIPSVNLLPKSNCWFSLQGRKLMRDPTYDIGSLVECYMEGKHGVQVVCIDFDGKAEKILDVAGGIVGKLYGDAMMISGWSLGFNIPEWVRYRSNGSSVTIDLDGITNP, from the exons ATGGCCACCCAAACACCCTCTTCATCTACTTCAGAAGTTAGTACGAACAGAGAAAGAGATGATTCATCTTCGCCTCGATGGAAATATGAAGTTTTCCTTAGTTTCTATGGCAAAGACACTCGCAAGGGTTTTACGGATCATCTACATGCTGATTTAAAACGGAAAGGCATTCTCGTCTTTAGGGATGATGAAGCACTCAAGCGAGGAGAATACATTTCTCAAGCGCTTCTGAAAGCAATTCAAGAATCACAATACGCGATCGTCATTTTCTCTGCAAATTATGCTTTGTCCAAATGGTGCCTCATGGAACTTGCTGAGATAGTTGAAtgggaggaaaagaaaaggctcATAGTTCTTCCTATTTTCTACCATGTGGATCCTTCTGACGTGAGAAATCAGAGTGGGTCTTTTGCAGAAGCGTTCACTGCACATGAAAAAGATCCCAAGATAGACAAGAAAGATACGGATATGTGGAAAAATGCTTTGAGAAAAGCCGGCAGTATCGCCGGATGGCACATACACGACGG GTATGAATCAACAATTATACAAGAAATCAGCGGACGTCTATCTCGTGAGTTGAATTCCAAATTCTCACGTCATGATTATGATAAACTTGTTGCAATAGACTCCCATGTAGACAAAATGATGGAGTTATTGGATATGGAATCGGATGATGTTCGCTTCGTAGGAATTCATGGGATGGGTGGCGTTGGTAAGACAACGCTGGCCGAAATAATTTATGATAGAGTTTCTTCTGATTGTCGATTTGAAGGAAGCAGCATTATTTCTTGTGTTAGAAAAAACTCTGCTACTGCTTGTGATCTATCTTCTTTACAAAAAGAACTCCTTTCTACAATCATGCAAGAGGAAATACATGTATACAATCATCACCAGGGAATTGGGATGATAATGAAGAGGCTGCAGAATAAAAGGGTTTTTATCGTCCTTGATAATGTGGATAGCGACAAGCAACTAACGGCATTAGCAGGGGATCGGAAATGGTTTGGTCCAGGGAGTAGGGTGATTATAACTAGCAGAGATAGTCATCTATTGAGAACACATGAAGTGAAGCATACCTATAAGGTTAAGCCGCTTGAAACAACAAAAGCTTTGCAACTCTTTAGTTTGTCAGCCTTCAAGAAAACCCATCCAATAGAGGATTACAAGGATCTATCTATGGATTTTGTAAATTATGCTCAAGGCCTTCCTTTAGCTCTTAAAGTTTTGGGTTCCTTGTTATTTGGGAGAAAAATAGAGGCATGGAAAAGTGAGAAAGATAAACTAAAAGCAATTCCTGATCCAAATATTATGGATGTACTTCAAATAAGTTTTGATGGGCTGCAGGAATCGCAAAAAGAGTTATTTCTGGATCTGGCGTGTTTGTTCCGAGGACAACATATGGTGGATGACAAATTTTATGAGATGTTGGAAAGTTTTGGTCATTATCGCATCGACATTGACGTTCTCGTTGAGAAGTCCCTCATAAGCAAATCACAAATTGGATGGTtgtccatgcatgatttgctaGAAGAACTGGGCCGGGAAATAGTTCGCCGTGAATGCCCTCAAGAACCAGGAAAACGTAGTAGACTATTTCGTTTGGAGCATCTCTATCAAGTACTGAAGAATGATACT GGAACTGATGCAATTAAAGGCATAGTCATGGATTTTTGTCCTAAAACGGAACACACACTCAACGCCAAAGCATTGccaaaaatgagaaaattgagattttttaaattccaTCATTCTCAAAATATAAAATGGGATGGATACCCTTTAGAACACATGCCAACCAATGAGTTGAAACGCCTAGAGTGGTCTGGATATCATTTGAGATCCTGGCCGAGCAGTTTCCAACCAAAAAATCTTACTGTACTGAGGATGCCTTTCAGCCACATCACACAACTATGGAAGGGCTCGATG GATTTAGACAATTTGAAGGAATTAGATCTGAGCCATTCTGAGAACTTGATTGAAATACCAGATTTGACAGGAGCCCCAAATCTTGAGAACATAAACCTGTATGGTTGTAAAAGCTTGTGTGAGGTCCACCCATCCATCGGAAGTCTCAAACGATTAAAACGATTTTCACTTCTGCTATGTTCAAGCCTTGAGAAGTTGCCAGACCTGAGTAAGTTGGAATGCCTGAAATATTTTAGGGCAACGAAAACTGCTATAACACAAATACCATCTGTCAATCTACTCCCCAAGAGCAATTGTTGGTTTAGTCTTCAAGGACGCAAGTTGATGAGAGATCCCACCTATGATATCGGATCACTTGTAGAATGTTATATGGAAGGAAAACATGGGGTGCAAGTAGTGTGCATTGATTTTGACGGCAAAGCAGAAAAAATTTTAGACGTCGCAGGTGGAATTGTTGGGAAATTATATGGCGATGCG ATGATGATAAGTGGGTGGTCGCTGGGATTCAATATCCCGGAGTGGGTCCGGTATAGAAGTAATGGCTCCTCTGTAACGATAGATTTGGATGGTATTACGAATCCGTAG